The Natronosporangium hydrolyticum nucleotide sequence CGGTCCGACAACGGCGCGACGCAGGGCCGAGGAGCCCGAAACGCGTGACGGATGTGGCGCACGTCCATACGAGGACCGTCATACCCGCACGGAAGGTTACGACTCTGCATCAGACCGGTCCCAGCATCGCCAAACGCTGGTGTTGACCCGATCCCGATCATTAGGTTTTCGGTGCAGCACCATGTGGCCCGGCGTTGCCGTGCTCGCACATCGGAATGAAGGAGATTAGGCATGTTCCGCCCACGATTCGCATGGCGTTCGGTCGCCGTGCTCGGGGTCGCCGCGCTGGCGCTCGGCGCCTGCGGCGACGCTGACGATGAGCCCGAGGACATCACCGAAGACGAGTTCTCAGGCACGCTCAACGTCGGCATGATCCTGCCGACCACCGGCGGCCTCGCGCCGTACGGGGTCGGGATGATCGCCGCCGTGGAGTACGCCGCCTCCGAGATCAACGAGGGCGGCGGCGTCTGGGGCAGCGACGTCTCGCTGACCGAGGAGAATGAGGGCCCGGCCGAGGAGCCCGAGGTGGTCGCGGCCGCCGCCAGCGCGGTGATCGCCCAGGAGGTCAACGCCGTGATCGGCGCCGCCTCCAGCACCTCCTCGCTGAACATCATCGAGTCGCTCTACAACCAGCAGGTCATCCAGGTCTCGCCGTCGAACACCGGGCCGGACTTCACCGACCACGAGTTCGGCGAGTACTACTTCCGCACCGCGCCGTCCGACATCATCCAGGGCAGCGCGCTGGGCGACCGGATCATCGCCGACGGGCACCCGACGCTGGGCATCCTCGCCCAGCAGACCGCCTACGGTGAGGGCCTGGCGGAGCAGGTCGCGGAGGTCTACGAGGCCGGCGGCGGCGAGGTCGTCTACCAGGAGTACTACGACCTGGCCCAGACCGAATACTCAGCCGAGATCGCTGGGCTGGTCGACGCCGACCCGGACGCCTTCGTACTGGTCTCCTACGACGAGTCGCGGCAGATCATCCCCAGCCTGATCGGCGCCGGGTTCAACCCGTCTGACAAGCAGTGGTACTTCGTCGACGGTAACCGGCTCGACTACAGCGGCGACTACGACGACGGTCTGCTGGAGGGCGTGCTCGCCAGCCAGCCGGTCGGCGACGGCGACCCGGCCGACCTGGTCGCGGCGATCGAGGAGCACCACGGCGACTCGCTGCCGGAGACCGCTTACGTTCCGGAGGCGTACGACGCGATGATCCTGGTCGCGCTCGGCGCGGTCGCCGCGAACAGCGACGACGCGGACGCGATCCGCGACCAGATGGTCAACGTCACCACCGGCGACAACGAGTGCTCGTCGTTCGCCGAGTGCCGGGAGCTGCTCGAGGAAGGCGAGAGCATCGCCTACCGCGGCGCGACCAACACCGTCTGGAACGATGGCGGTGACCCGTCCGAGGCCACCATCGGCATCTTCGAGTACGCCGACGACAACACCTTCTCGCAGATCGAAGAGGTGCAGGGCCAGATGTAAGGCAGCGACAAAGGCGGTGTCCGGTGATCCGGACACCGCCTTTTCGTATATCTGGCCATCTTCCGGAGCTGACCGAGGTCG carries:
- a CDS encoding ABC transporter substrate-binding protein, with the protein product MFRPRFAWRSVAVLGVAALALGACGDADDEPEDITEDEFSGTLNVGMILPTTGGLAPYGVGMIAAVEYAASEINEGGGVWGSDVSLTEENEGPAEEPEVVAAAASAVIAQEVNAVIGAASSTSSLNIIESLYNQQVIQVSPSNTGPDFTDHEFGEYYFRTAPSDIIQGSALGDRIIADGHPTLGILAQQTAYGEGLAEQVAEVYEAGGGEVVYQEYYDLAQTEYSAEIAGLVDADPDAFVLVSYDESRQIIPSLIGAGFNPSDKQWYFVDGNRLDYSGDYDDGLLEGVLASQPVGDGDPADLVAAIEEHHGDSLPETAYVPEAYDAMILVALGAVAANSDDADAIRDQMVNVTTGDNECSSFAECRELLEEGESIAYRGATNTVWNDGGDPSEATIGIFEYADDNTFSQIEEVQGQM